In Sciurus carolinensis chromosome 17, mSciCar1.2, whole genome shotgun sequence, one genomic interval encodes:
- the LOC124968208 gene encoding olfactory receptor 10T2-like, which yields MYMYEYVNAEAVAEADATSKAPEKQRGNGTGLVTEFVLVGFSNLPDLRTTLFAVFLLTYLVTLSGNVTIIAIVHADRTLHTPMYRFLAVLSLSETCYTLVTIPNMLAHLLMESQAISISGCRAQMFFFLGLGCSHCFLLTLMGYDRYVAICHPLRYSVIMRPTVCLCLGALVFCSGFSVALMETCMIFSSPFCRGDRVEHFFCDIAPVLKLSCADSARKALGIFFLSVLVVLVSFLLILLSYAFIVAAILRIRSAAGRRKAFSTCAAHLTVVVVHFGCASIIYLRPDSGANPAQDRLVAVFYTVVTPLLNPVVYTLRNQEMRVALKRTLARSCGVLR from the coding sequence GCTCCTGAGAAGCAGCGGGGCAATGGGACTGGGCTAGTGACCGAGTTCGTGCTGGTGGGGTTCTCCAACCTTCCAGACCTGAGGACCACGCTCTTCGCGGTCTTCCTCCTCACCTACCTGGTCACCCTCAGTGGCAACGTCACCATCATCGCCATCGTCCATGCGGACCGCACgctgcacacacccatgtaccGCTTCCTAGCCGTGCTGTCCCTCTCTGAGACCTGTTACACGCTGGTCACCATCCCCAACATGCTGGCCCATCTGCTGATGGAGAGCCAGGCCATCTCCATCTCTGGCTGCCGGGCTCAGATGTTCTTCTTCCTGGGCTTGGGTTGCAGCCACTGCTTCCTCCTGACCCTGATGGGTTACGACCGGTACGTGGCCATCTGTCATCCCCTGCGCTACTCGGTGATCATGAGACCCACCGTTTGCCTCTGCCTAGGAGCCTTGGTTTTCTGCTCTGGCTTCTCGGTGGCTCTGATGGAGACCTGCATGATTTTCTCGTCGCCCTTCTGCCGCGGAGACCGTGTGGAGCACTTCTTCTGCGACATCGCCCCGGTGCTGAAGCTCAGCTGCGCCGACAGTGCGCGCAAGGCGCTGGGCATCTTCTTCCTGAGCGTGCTGGTGGTGCTGGtctccttcctcctcatcctcctgtcCTACGCCTTCATCGTGGCGGCCATCCTGAGGATTCGCTCTGCGGCCGGCCGGcgcaaagccttctccacctgcgcCGCGCACCTCACCGTGGTCGTGGTGCATTTTGGCTGCGCCTCCATCATCTACCTGCGGCCAGACTCTGGGGCCAACCCCGCCCAGGACCGCCTGGTGGCGGTGTTCTACACGGTGGTGACGCCGCTTCTCAACCCTGTGGTGTACACTCTGCGCAACCAGGAGATGAGGGTGGCGCTCAAGAGGACCCTGGCGCGCAGCTGCGGGGTGTTGAGATAA